Below is a genomic region from Bacteroidales bacterium.
CTGGCGGGGGGGTGCAAGACTGATAGCGGTGATAGTGGTGATAGCGGAGGAAAAAAGCGGCAGCAGCAGGGGGTGATGCCCAGTGTAACCGGTAAGACAGGTGAACTTGTTGTTGTGATGGATACAAGTAAGTTTAACGGCGAAACCGGTCTGCCCGTTAAACAAAGCCTGAGTGCTGTTTTCAAGGGACTGCCCCAAGCGGAACCCATATTTGATTTGGTTAATATTCCCCACAGGGCCCTGGATAAAGGATTCAGAACACACCGAAATGTGTTGAGGGTGGATGTTGATAAGAAATATACCGAACCCAAATTTGCTGTTAAAAAAAATGTTTTTGCCAGTCCTCAGACCTTTGTGGAAGCTCAGGCTCCTAGCGATTCGGCGCTTAAAAGGCTTTTTGAAAACAGCGGGGATGATGTGGCACAGAGATTTGTTGAAGGAGAATGGAATCGCTATATCAATCTTTATAGAGGCATGCGCAAACAAGGTGTCATGGATCATGTGAAGAATAAGTTCGGAGTCTCAATGGTTATTCCCAAAGGGTATAGCCTGGATAAGGATACCACCCATTTTTCCTGGATTGCCAAAGAAGCCCCGCGATATACCCAGGCTTTTCTGGTTTATAAATTTCCCTATTCCGGCGAAGAGACTTTTACGCCTGGTTATCTGGCTCAAATGCGTAACAGATTTACCAGGAGGTTTGTTCCCGGTCCCTCACCCAATTCTTATATGACCATAGAAACTTCGGTGACACCGCATTTTGAGGAAAAAGTCGTTAACGGTCACACGGTTTACGAATTCAGGAGCTTATGGAAAGTGCAAAACGATTTTATGGGAGGCCCTTTTGTCTCTTATTCTGTATTTGATGAAAGTACGGGTAATGTAGTGACTGTTGACGGATTTGTCTATGCACCCAGGTTCGACAAAAGAAACTATGTGCGGCAGGTAGAAGCAATTCTTCAAACCCTGGAACTTGCCAGGTAGTTTGGGCATCGACATACCTTCATATTACCGGGATCAAATCAGATATACCTTTATCA
It encodes:
- a CDS encoding DUF4837 family protein, whose product is MITLIGVLAGGCKTDSGDSGDSGGKKRQQQGVMPSVTGKTGELVVVMDTSKFNGETGLPVKQSLSAVFKGLPQAEPIFDLVNIPHRALDKGFRTHRNVLRVDVDKKYTEPKFAVKKNVFASPQTFVEAQAPSDSALKRLFENSGDDVAQRFVEGEWNRYINLYRGMRKQGVMDHVKNKFGVSMVIPKGYSLDKDTTHFSWIAKEAPRYTQAFLVYKFPYSGEETFTPGYLAQMRNRFTRRFVPGPSPNSYMTIETSVTPHFEEKVVNGHTVYEFRSLWKVQNDFMGGPFVSYSVFDESTGNVVTVDGFVYAPRFDKRNYVRQVEAILQTLELAR